TGGCGGTGGAGCCGGAACTCCGGCACGCAGCCCCGCCTGCTCCACGCTGCGAAGGCCGCTGCCGCGGCGGCGCTCGCCTGGCTGGTCGCGCGACATGTTCCCGGGGTCGCCGCCGAGTACCCGTACTACGCCCCGCTCGGCGCCGTCGTCGCGATGCAGACGACGGTGTTCGCCGGCCTCCGCAGCGGCCTGCAGACGCTGGTCGGGATCGCCCTGGGCATCGCGGTGGCGGCCTTCACGATGTGGGTGGGGGACGCCGGCATCCTCGCCGTCGCACTCGCGGTCGGCGTGGGCGTCCTCGTGGGTGGGTTCCGGATCCTCGGCGAGGGCAGTTCGTGGGTGTCGACCGCGGCACTGTTCGTCCTGCTCGTCGGCGGTGCCCACGCCGAGGGGTACTCGCTCGGCTACCTCGTGCAGATGGCCGTCGGCGTGGTGGTCGGCCTCCTCGTGAACTTCCTGGTGTTCCCGCCGCTGCACTTCTGGGACGCGGAGCGACGGATCGACCAGGTGAACAGCGTGCTCGCGACGCACCTGGACGGCCTGGCCGACGTGCTCGAGCAGGGCAAGCGGGACGAGCGGGCGTGGGACCAGGCACAGGACCGCCTGGACCGGGCGATCGCCGACGTCCGCGGACGGGTCTCGATCGCGCAGGAGAGCCGCCGGATCAACCCGCGTGGCGCACTCCGCGGGTCACGGGCCCGGCTGCAGCGGGACGGGTCACGCTTCCGCGCCCTCGAACGGGTCGCCTGGTACACGACCGACCTCACCGAGCTGGTCGCGCGGTCGGGGCCGGTGTCGGCGAACCTCGGACGGCCGGACGAGGCCTTCACCACGCCGCTGGTGCTGGCGATCCGGCAGGTCGCCGCGATGATCCGCGGCGAGCACCCGCCGGAGGAGGGCGACCGGGCGATCGCGGAGCTCGAGGACGCCCTCGACGCGTCCCACGAGCAGCCGTCCGACGTCGCGGTCACCTCGACGGCCCTGGTGTCCCTGCGGGGCATCGTCGAATCGGAGCGCCGGGCGACGCAGGACGCCGACACCGAGACCGGTCCGGCCGACGCTCCGCGGCGCGGTCTCCGGGCACGGTGGGAACTGCGCGGACGCAAGCGCGGGCACTGACCGTCGGACGGCCGTCCCCGAACCGGGCGGCCGAGGACGTCCGGCACCGGCACCGGCACCGAGTCAGGCACCGGAACCGGCACCGAGCCAGGGGCCGGCGCCGGCCCGTGGTCGGAACCGGGCACCTGGGCGGCTAGGCGGCCAGGGACGCCTCGACCCAGTGGACGATCGCCGACGCCGTGTCCGGGGCGATCGCACGCCACAGCACGAAGTGCTCCCACGTGCCGTCGCGCAGGACGTCGACGGAGCAGACCGTCTCGTCGCAGGTCCGCCACGCACCGTCGCCGGCCTCGAGCCCGTCGAGCTCCAGCCGTCCCGAGCGGTCGACGACGCCGTTGCCGAGTCGCTGCTCGAGGACCCACCCGCCCTCGGGGAGTTCGGAGTAGACGGCCCCGGTGTGCGGGTACCGTCCCTCGCCGTCGTACTGGAAGACACACTCCGCGCCGCCGACCCGGTCCATGGCGAAGTGGCCGAGCTCGACCGCGAGGTCCGTGGCCTGCTCCTGCACGGTGGACAGGTCGACGTCGCTCACGGCGTCGACGCGGTCGCTGTCGCACGTCGTCAGCCGGCTGCTCGCCGCCTGGTGCTCGGTGGACGCGGCGGCGCTGGCGGAAGCCGCCACGGTCTGCTGCACGCGGTCGAGCAGTGCCCGGAACGCGGGGAGCACGGCCTCGGGGGTGGCGTCGGGGGTGTCCTGGCCGCGGACGACGGCGAGGTCGACCCAGGCGTCCCCGGCGAGGACCCCGCCCTGGCACTGGACCCGCGCGGCGTCGGTCGCGTCACAGCGGACCTCGATCATCGACATGCCGGCGCTCTCCGGGTCGTTCCCGCCCGCAGCCGCGAAGTCCGGGCGCGCGTCGGGCAGCACCGAGACGCGCACGCCCTGGTACACGGCGGCGTCGCGGTCGGCCTCGGCGACGTCGTCGAGCGCCGACACCCCGGTGGTGCTCCAGCAGGACGTGCCGCCCGTCGCGCGGGGGAACGCCCACGAGCCGGTGGCGTGCACCTGCCCGGTGAGCGGGTCCTCGGCGCGGGCTCCGGGGACGAGTGCGTCGACGAGGTCCTCGGGGAGGAGCAGGGCGCACCCGGGCAGACCGGCCGAGGCAGGAGCGCGACCGAAGGAGATCGTCTCCTCGTCGGGCGAGGCGGCGGGGGTGGTCTGGGCGGCGGGCGTCGGGCTGGCACTCCCGCCACCGGCACCGCTGTCCGACGGGGCGCCGGAGCCGGAGCAGGCGGTGAGTCCGAGGACGAGGGTGGCGGCGGCAGCGGTGACGACGGCGGCGCGTCGCATCACGGTGAACACATGCTCAGGTTAGGGGCCGGAACCCTCCCGAGGAGCCCGCCCGAAT
The sequence above is drawn from the Curtobacterium sp. L6-1 genome and encodes:
- a CDS encoding FUSC family protein — encoded protein: MQFQHIAGVGTRLWRWSRNSGTQPRLLHAAKAAAAAALAWLVARHVPGVAAEYPYYAPLGAVVAMQTTVFAGLRSGLQTLVGIALGIAVAAFTMWVGDAGILAVALAVGVGVLVGGFRILGEGSSWVSTAALFVLLVGGAHAEGYSLGYLVQMAVGVVVGLLVNFLVFPPLHFWDAERRIDQVNSVLATHLDGLADVLEQGKRDERAWDQAQDRLDRAIADVRGRVSIAQESRRINPRGALRGSRARLQRDGSRFRALERVAWYTTDLTELVARSGPVSANLGRPDEAFTTPLVLAIRQVAAMIRGEHPPEEGDRAIAELEDALDASHEQPSDVAVTSTALVSLRGIVESERRATQDADTETGPADAPRRGLRARWELRGRKRGH